The DNA region AATGCATGCCAGGGACCTTGTTGAGGATGCCATAATCTACCAGACCCTTGACGAGATGATGGAAAACCTTGAACCTGACTTTCTTGTTGGGACAACCGGTGTGCCTGGAGGGAGCTACAACGTTGACAGAATACCCCTAAGGCCATCCCAGCTTTCCTCAGCCATTAACCCCTCCTCAAGGACCTTCATACTCTTTGGGCGTGAAGGGGACGGACTATCAAACAGGGAGCTCGGCCTATGCGACATGGTGGTGAGTATCCCCACAGATAGGGAATACCCCATAATGAATATAACCCACGCCGCAGCAATAATATTTTATGAGATATTTAAAAAAAGAGATTTTGACTGCGAAGGACTTGAGGAGGCCTCAGGAGTTGAAAAAAAACTTCTCGTGGAGGAGATGGACAAGATAATATCTGTGATTGACCTTCCCCCACACAAGGAGAGGGTTGCCTCGAGGGTGTTCAGGAATGTGACCGGGAGGGCCTTTATAACAGCAAGGGAGGCCCATACACTTAAGGGGGTCCTCCGGAGAATAAAAAACAGGATAAAGGAATAAAGTTCAGGAGGTCTTGCTCTGTTTTTCGGTTTACTGGATATGGTGGGTATCATTATCTTCATCATACTCATCATTTTCCTGCCGGTTATAATCAGGATGAGGATGATCTCGGCGGTTGAGGGGGCCATCAGGGAACTGGATGATATGGAGAAAAAAGCCAGAAAGATAATAATTGACCTCAGCGGCATCAAAGATGAGGGGGTCCTGGATGACCAACTGGAGTTCTTCATAGTGCCCCCCTCGGATATTGATCCATCAGGACTTGCAGATAAATTCAGGAGACTCCTGGAGATGGGAGACCTCCGTATCAGGGAGATGGTTGAAGAAATTTCCCCGGATGCGGACAGTGAAAAAAAGGCCAGTATAATTATGTGTATAAAGGTGACAGCAGGTATCCGGGGTATCCTCAAATTTCTGAGGCATAACCTTGAACTGTCAAGGAAGACGGGAAACCTTCAGATTCTTGTTGCCCTTCAGATGAACCTCGAGCTGATCATGAGGACCGCCAGGGCATACCTGGATGGCTGCCAGGCAATCTCATCCTCCCTCCCCCTGGGTGACGGTGCCGGTCCCCTCACAGCAGGGATGCTCATAGATGAAGAAGATGGTAAAGAACACCTGCATGAAATGGTCTACGTAAAGAAGAGATTCATGGATAAGGATATTGGTATTCTGAAGCCACATGGCCCTGGTTCAAGGCTTGGAATGGTGGTGAAGGCCCTTGAGGAGATCCTCAGTGAGGATGAGTTCCATGAGGTGATAATGGTGGATGCTGCCGCCAAAATGGAGGGTGAAAAAACAGGTACAGTGGCTGAGGGGGTCGGGGTGGCCATAGGTGGCCCTGGCGTTGAAAAGTGGTTCATGGAGAACATGATACTTGAACACAGAACCCACGCCATCATAATAAAGATGTCCCCTGAGGAGGCAATGTCCCATATGACAAGGGAAATACTTGACGCCTGCAGCGTCGCCCGCTCAAGGATAGAGGATATAATATCCAGATCAGATGCAGATTCAATCCTCATAATAGGTGTGGGTAACAGCAGCGGCATCCCTGACGCCGTTGAAAACCCTGGGGAGATCAAGGTGAAGGAAAAGGATGATACCCGGGAATGAAGAGGACATGTTATGGAAAGATCAAGGTTAAGGAAAAGTGCGAGACCTAAAGAGGAGATGCTTGGAAAGAGCAAGATGAAGGGAAAAGAATGATCCTGAGAATAAAGAGGAGATGTTTTAATGGCAATACTCAGTGACCGTGACATAAAGAGGTACCTTGAGGAGGGGCTGATAACCATAGACCCCCTTGATGACCCTGAAAGGCAGATACAGCCATCATCAGTTGACCTTAGAATAGGCGATGAATTCAGGGGATTCAGGGTTATAAGA from Methanothermobacter sp. includes:
- a CDS encoding TrmJ/YjtD family RNA methyltransferase, which translates into the protein MEVYELLSRNIGVVFVEPETPGNVGFLARAMKNFGLRNLILINPCNLEDEAYYQAMHARDLVEDAIIYQTLDEMMENLEPDFLVGTTGVPGGSYNVDRIPLRPSQLSSAINPSSRTFILFGREGDGLSNRELGLCDMVVSIPTDREYPIMNITHAAAIIFYEIFKKRDFDCEGLEEASGVEKKLLVEEMDKIISVIDLPPHKERVASRVFRNVTGRAFITAREAHTLKGVLRRIKNRIKE
- a CDS encoding DUF1512 family protein encodes the protein MVGIIIFIILIIFLPVIIRMRMISAVEGAIRELDDMEKKARKIIIDLSGIKDEGVLDDQLEFFIVPPSDIDPSGLADKFRRLLEMGDLRIREMVEEISPDADSEKKASIIMCIKVTAGIRGILKFLRHNLELSRKTGNLQILVALQMNLELIMRTARAYLDGCQAISSSLPLGDGAGPLTAGMLIDEEDGKEHLHEMVYVKKRFMDKDIGILKPHGPGSRLGMVVKALEEILSEDEFHEVIMVDAAAKMEGEKTGTVAEGVGVAIGGPGVEKWFMENMILEHRTHAIIIKMSPEEAMSHMTREILDACSVARSRIEDIISRSDADSILIIGVGNSSGIPDAVENPGEIKVKEKDDTRE